In Paenibacillus kyungheensis, the following are encoded in one genomic region:
- a CDS encoding helix-turn-helix transcriptional regulator, with protein MIYRPLQPPKLQSHLQNDYYHYQEYAPQPVLQSTVACYWSSTFQVSSTTLPHTSAYRIIPDGCIDIIFDLDAISVTQGAFVSSWMSTYEVFYPKESMNFFGIRMYIQSVQAIVGYPIADLQGQILLEELWGHSASTFWEQVIGATDTAMRINIIEQYLQQALYTYDIHPRPAHPLLAHSLQLMYAYNGQIDLATLAQQVHYSERTVRRIFQQEFGIRPKEILDIIRFQSILQMMYRYPQYSLGELAISGGYYDQSHFIHHFQRYYGLSPGQLSV; from the coding sequence ATGATATATCGTCCTCTTCAGCCGCCTAAGTTACAATCTCACTTACAGAATGATTATTATCATTATCAGGAATATGCTCCACAACCGGTATTGCAATCTACAGTAGCTTGTTACTGGTCGTCTACTTTTCAAGTATCTTCTACTACTCTGCCTCATACTTCTGCTTATCGTATTATTCCAGATGGATGTATAGATATTATTTTTGATCTGGATGCTATCTCTGTAACTCAAGGGGCTTTTGTCTCTTCATGGATGTCTACGTATGAAGTTTTTTATCCTAAAGAATCTATGAATTTCTTTGGTATCCGAATGTATATTCAATCTGTACAAGCGATTGTTGGGTATCCTATAGCTGATCTTCAGGGACAAATATTATTAGAGGAACTGTGGGGACATTCTGCAAGCACGTTTTGGGAGCAAGTGATAGGTGCAACAGATACTGCGATGCGGATCAATATTATCGAGCAATACTTACAACAAGCGCTATATACATATGATATTCACCCTCGCCCTGCTCATCCGTTACTAGCGCACAGCTTACAGTTAATGTATGCCTATAATGGACAGATAGATCTAGCGACACTTGCTCAACAAGTACATTACAGCGAACGAACTGTACGCCGTATTTTCCAGCAAGAATTCGGTATTCGTCCCAAAGAAATATTAGATATTATTCGCTTTCAGTCTATTTTGCAGATGATGTATCGCTATCCGCAGTATAGTCTTGGGGAATTAGCCATCTCTGGTGGTTATTATGACCAATCTCATTTTATTCATCATTTTCAGCGTTATTATGGTCTATCTCCAGGGCAATTATCTGTATAG